The proteins below come from a single Natranaerofaba carboxydovora genomic window:
- a CDS encoding DUF5693 family protein, whose product MKTGFKILIFLGLIIALYLGFTKHSIESQNKAVDLVMDYDSLKSEEQIDKLPSLKDSGLTSVALDMSSLSDLESDGEIISIQGDELTFYKEVAGAGFENVDFPINRDNVYLLIENEGLRTQIYNVISEDPEFNDEVEFYDNVIMISEEGEELIDEPILYSKEAIDNIQESGLGFVPRIPDDSSLDKFNRLKSELPEFDTIIFSGEEIVGYPDEIEALASFLMENQIKFGYIEPFVATQDGSDMLAQNMNYNNMVRVHSTRDATLDSLEIDGALRQFTRAVEERNVRVLYLKPFEEGEETLHFLNDLTANLQDSGYYLGSSSPFEFIGGMTLLRYLIMVSLTAYISFYSGNFNKKLPIPLFVAGMLLLLTTYTLKINLIYALAAFAIAVLTPVWLLNYIYNSNSRDQSYKNTLLLFGFSMLIALLGGVTLQGVLLDSSYLLQVNMFRGVRLALILPFVIGFIYLFYLQYKNIDKLMKSFYKLFNSPILLKHIILGLLVISVVGVFLTRAGNDPLIAVSDFEIEVRNYLESIFQIRPRFKSFLFGYPLLFIGIYLTLKDKKYIWLVLIGLMGPINTINSFAHVHTPIMVSFAREIFGAALGLILGTGLVYAYRRWMEYDYKSRLFRLLRLG is encoded by the coding sequence ATGAAAACTGGTTTTAAAATACTGATTTTTCTAGGTTTAATAATAGCGCTTTATCTTGGTTTTACTAAACACAGCATAGAAAGTCAAAATAAAGCTGTTGATTTGGTAATGGATTATGATTCTTTAAAATCAGAAGAACAAATTGACAAGCTTCCCAGTTTAAAAGACTCTGGCCTTACTTCTGTAGCTTTGGATATGTCAAGTTTAAGTGATCTAGAAAGCGATGGGGAGATAATTTCTATACAGGGTGATGAACTGACATTTTACAAGGAAGTTGCAGGGGCAGGATTTGAAAATGTTGATTTTCCTATAAATAGAGATAATGTTTACTTATTAATAGAAAACGAAGGACTAAGGACACAGATATACAATGTAATTAGTGAAGATCCTGAGTTTAATGATGAAGTAGAATTTTATGATAATGTGATAATGATTTCCGAAGAAGGAGAAGAATTAATAGATGAACCTATACTATACTCAAAAGAAGCAATAGATAATATACAAGAAAGTGGGCTTGGCTTTGTACCAAGGATACCTGATGATAGTTCTTTGGACAAGTTTAATCGGTTAAAAAGTGAACTTCCTGAGTTTGATACGATAATTTTTTCTGGAGAAGAAATAGTAGGCTATCCTGATGAAATTGAAGCTCTGGCTAGTTTTCTTATGGAAAATCAGATTAAGTTTGGGTATATAGAACCTTTTGTGGCAACTCAAGATGGCAGTGATATGCTTGCACAAAATATGAATTATAATAATATGGTCAGAGTTCACAGCACCAGGGATGCAACCCTTGACTCTCTTGAGATCGATGGTGCCCTAAGACAGTTTACAAGAGCTGTAGAAGAGAGAAATGTCAGGGTATTGTACCTAAAGCCTTTTGAGGAAGGAGAAGAAACCCTGCACTTTTTAAATGACTTAACTGCTAACCTGCAGGACAGTGGATATTATCTAGGCAGCTCCTCCCCTTTTGAGTTTATAGGGGGGATGACACTGCTTAGATATTTAATTATGGTTTCATTGACCGCTTATATAAGCTTTTATTCAGGAAATTTCAACAAAAAATTACCTATACCTCTTTTTGTGGCAGGGATGCTATTACTGTTAACAACTTATACATTAAAAATAAATTTAATATATGCCCTTGCTGCCTTTGCAATTGCTGTACTGACGCCGGTGTGGCTGTTAAATTATATATATAATTCTAACTCTAGAGACCAAAGTTATAAAAACACCCTTTTACTATTTGGTTTTTCAATGCTTATAGCCCTTTTGGGTGGCGTGACTTTACAGGGAGTACTTTTAGATAGCAGTTATTTATTACAGGTGAATATGTTTAGAGGTGTGAGACTAGCACTTATTTTACCTTTTGTTATTGGATTTATATATTTATTTTACCTCCAATATAAAAATATTGATAAACTCATGAAAAGTTTTTATAAATTGTTTAACAGCCCGATTTTATTAAAGCATATAATACTTGGATTGTTAGTAATATCTGTTGTAGGAGTGTTTTTGACCAGGGCGGGCAATGACCCTCTGATCGCAGTTAGTGATTTTGAGATAGAAGTAAGAAACTACCTTGAAAGTATATTTCAAATCCGCCCCAGGTTTAAATCATTTTTGTTTGGTTATCCTCTGTTATTTATAGGGATTTACCTGACACTAAAAGACAAAAAATATATCTGGTTGGTTCTAATTGGACTAATGGGTCCAATAAATACAATAAACAGTTTTGCCCATGTTCACACACCAATAATGGTATCTTTTGCAAGAGAAATATTTGGAGCAGCTTTAGGCCTTATCCTTGGAACAGGCCTT
- a CDS encoding PHP domain-containing protein encodes MKYIARGNIHIHSNLSDGTSSIEEIAEDANKAGLDFIVINDHEHLRGKEMGLEGFYGDTLVLVGQEVNRVKNHYLVLGLDEVIQNNEENPKEIISEVKEKGGIGIIAHPYENGSPLVNNGRTFPWTDFDLEGFDGMEVSNYSSEWRDGAKTLLHAVYANFINDLAYIRSPNPKSYAKWKELTKKKKVTGIIGSDAHAPIFKVGPFKFKILSYKYLFSSGNNYIYLDTPLHEFKKNNDVKNAREALLKAIKKGNLYICYDRIEKGDGLLVYLKDNKDNIYLPGDFVPQGRYDLFVGFDGGRKDKSASLLIESYEGIQIFKLPVEEKLYLKKGTYNLHLSHKKHKNWIIINPFYVK; translated from the coding sequence TTGAAATATATTGCTAGAGGTAACATACACATACACTCAAACCTTTCCGATGGTACGTCATCGATAGAGGAGATAGCAGAGGATGCGAATAAAGCCGGGCTAGACTTTATAGTGATAAATGATCATGAACATTTAAGAGGAAAAGAAATGGGCCTTGAAGGCTTTTATGGTGATACTTTGGTTTTGGTAGGACAAGAAGTCAATCGAGTCAAAAATCATTATTTGGTACTCGGGTTAGATGAAGTTATCCAAAATAACGAAGAAAACCCAAAAGAAATTATCAGTGAAGTAAAAGAAAAAGGTGGCATTGGAATAATTGCACATCCTTACGAAAATGGTTCGCCCCTTGTTAATAACGGACGTACTTTTCCCTGGACGGATTTTGACCTTGAGGGGTTCGATGGGATGGAAGTATCGAATTACTCTTCGGAATGGAGGGACGGTGCTAAAACCTTATTACATGCTGTGTATGCTAATTTTATCAATGACCTGGCTTATATCAGATCTCCAAATCCAAAATCTTATGCAAAATGGAAGGAACTTACCAAAAAGAAAAAAGTAACAGGAATTATCGGCTCAGACGCACATGCTCCAATATTTAAGGTGGGACCTTTTAAGTTTAAAATATTAAGCTATAAATATTTATTTAGCAGCGGTAATAATTATATTTATTTAGATACTCCCCTGCATGAGTTTAAAAAAAATAACGATGTAAAAAATGCAAGAGAAGCTTTATTAAAAGCAATAAAAAAAGGAAACTTATACATTTGCTATGATAGAATAGAAAAAGGTGATGGACTTTTAGTATACCTCAAAGATAACAAAGATAATATTTATCTTCCAGGAGATTTTGTTCCCCAGGGAAGGTATGATTTATTTGTAGGGTTTGATGGTGGGAGGAAAGATAAGTCAGCGAGTCTATTAATTGAGTCTTATGAAGGGATCCAAATTTTCAAATTACCTGTAGAGGAAAAATTATACTTAAAAAAGGGAACTTATAATTTGCACTTATCTCACAAAAAACATAAAAACTGGATTATAATCAACCCCTTTTATGTCAAATAA
- a CDS encoding FAD-dependent oxidoreductase, whose amino-acid sequence MSKKHYILVGAIFLLAIIILIAVFTLRGPNISYKNPPSPDGIKEFDVIVYGSEPEGISAAVSAARSDLDVLLITEDEEVGGLMTLGRLNFIDMNYDDDGTLLTRGLFKEFYDEVGGNAFEIDNAIKVFRKMLKEEDVYLKSNIKLDDVIKENSELIGLTVNTTNDDTKDFTAKRIIDASADADLAAKAGVPYIIAGEDINHDDRPMGVTLIFELENVNWPKMFFYLNSNRVLGQINEDYRREWGSRFNTAWGYTKKGHAYEPNHEDIIIRGLNVARQQDNRSLINCLLIVDIDPLSEESRTKAKKAAKEELKDLVPYFRENLPGFENAELAEVADELYVRESRYIKGEYTLTINDVLGNRDHHDRVAIGGYPVDIQPTRRRRTGVVVGAPDRYSIPFRSLVPKEIDNLLVVGRSASFSSLAGGSTRVIPVGMSTAEAAGVASYYSIDNETPFRDIAYNEDIMNKIQDELTARGAYLESFEREDPLQDHPAFESIKTLRKLGVLYGGYENNYRLDEPITRGRFSSILNTIIKNTDLYEEIGSVNISEDDKVYSELVLEKVLMPLGKEYENIEIAIDILNEKDILPSDLNDRFEKERVPKSEEVFIILANLYDYLEEKK is encoded by the coding sequence TTGAGTAAAAAACACTATATACTAGTTGGAGCAATTTTTTTGTTGGCAATAATAATTCTAATAGCAGTATTTACCTTAAGAGGCCCAAATATAAGCTATAAAAATCCACCATCTCCTGACGGAATTAAAGAATTTGACGTTATTGTTTATGGCAGCGAACCTGAAGGAATCTCTGCTGCTGTGTCAGCAGCAAGAAGTGATCTAGATGTTTTACTGATTACCGAAGACGAAGAAGTCGGAGGATTGATGACCCTTGGACGCCTTAATTTTATCGACATGAATTATGATGATGATGGAACTTTGTTAACAAGGGGTTTGTTTAAGGAATTTTATGATGAAGTTGGCGGGAATGCTTTTGAAATAGATAACGCCATCAAAGTTTTTCGTAAAATGTTAAAAGAAGAAGATGTTTATCTAAAATCAAACATAAAGTTAGATGATGTAATCAAAGAAAACAGCGAGCTAATCGGTCTAACGGTTAATACAACTAATGATGATACTAAAGATTTTACCGCAAAAAGGATTATTGATGCCTCTGCGGATGCTGACCTTGCAGCTAAAGCAGGAGTACCTTACATTATAGCAGGAGAAGATATAAATCACGATGATCGCCCAATGGGCGTAACCCTGATTTTTGAATTAGAAAACGTGAATTGGCCAAAAATGTTTTTTTATCTTAATTCTAACAGGGTGCTTGGTCAGATTAACGAAGATTACAGAAGAGAATGGGGCTCAAGGTTTAATACCGCCTGGGGTTATACCAAAAAGGGGCATGCTTACGAACCTAACCATGAGGATATCATTATAAGAGGCCTAAATGTTGCAAGACAGCAAGATAACCGCAGCTTAATAAACTGCCTATTAATTGTTGATATCGACCCATTGTCCGAAGAAAGTAGAACCAAAGCAAAAAAAGCAGCCAAAGAAGAGCTTAAGGATTTAGTGCCTTATTTTAGAGAAAACCTACCAGGGTTTGAAAATGCAGAGCTAGCAGAAGTTGCTGATGAACTTTATGTTCGAGAAAGCAGGTATATAAAAGGAGAATATACTTTAACTATTAATGATGTACTTGGAAACAGAGATCACCACGACCGTGTTGCCATAGGTGGTTATCCTGTAGATATTCAACCAACCAGGCGCAGACGTACGGGGGTTGTCGTTGGAGCTCCTGATCGTTATAGTATTCCCTTTAGAAGCTTAGTACCAAAGGAAATTGATAATTTATTAGTAGTTGGCAGAAGTGCTTCCTTTTCTTCTTTGGCGGGAGGTAGTACCAGGGTTATACCTGTGGGGATGAGTACTGCTGAAGCTGCAGGGGTTGCATCTTATTATTCTATCGACAATGAAACTCCATTCAGAGACATAGCATATAACGAGGATATAATGAATAAAATCCAAGATGAACTTACAGCTAGAGGCGCTTATCTCGAATCTTTTGAAAGAGAAGATCCTCTGCAAGATCATCCTGCTTTTGAGAGTATAAAGACGCTTCGAAAGTTAGGGGTGCTTTATGGTGGCTATGAAAACAATTACAGACTAGATGAACCTATAACAAGAGGAAGATTCTCTAGTATTCTTAATACAATTATTAAAAACACTGATCTATATGAAGAGATTGGCAGTGTGAATATCTCTGAAGATGATAAGGTTTACTCCGAACTGGTTTTGGAAAAAGTATTAATGCCTTTGGGTAAGGAATATGAAAATATTGAGATCGCAATAGATATTTTAAATGAGAAAGATATTTTACCGTCAGATCTTAATGACAGGTTTGAAAAAGAAAGAGTCCCAAAATCTGAAGAAGTCTTCATCATACTGGCTAATTTATATGATTATTTAGAGGAGAAAAAATAA
- a CDS encoding rod-binding protein, translating into MGFSISGSDFSSVSRGALQGANMQKEADKAEKFSDELNKAIGKDKSEDKTTSEKTDKEKEKANQEAIDQKNKELKEASIKFEAFFLNQVMKGMRDTVERSDLFGDSFEMDIYEDMLDEALTEKAAETGGVGLADMIYEEHKFEYEG; encoded by the coding sequence ATGGGCTTTAGTATCAGTGGCTCAGATTTTTCTTCTGTTTCGAGAGGTGCTTTACAAGGGGCAAACATGCAAAAAGAAGCTGATAAAGCCGAGAAGTTCTCAGATGAGCTAAATAAGGCGATAGGAAAGGATAAATCAGAAGATAAAACGACCAGTGAAAAAACAGACAAAGAAAAGGAAAAAGCAAATCAGGAAGCAATAGATCAAAAAAACAAAGAATTAAAAGAAGCAAGTATAAAGTTTGAAGCTTTTTTCCTTAATCAGGTGATGAAAGGTATGCGAGATACAGTTGAGAGATCGGACTTGTTTGGTGATAGTTTTGAAATGGACATATATGAAGATATGTTAGATGAAGCCTTGACAGAGAAGGCGGCAGAAACAGGTGGAGTTGGACTGGCAGATATGATTTATGAGGAACACAAATTTGAGTATGAAGGATAA
- the flgG gene encoding flagellar basal-body rod protein FlgG produces MFRSLWSGASGMNSQQTNMDVVSNNLANVNNSGFNKSRAEFEDLLYANLERPRQAMEEGRSTPTGIQVGHGSRVSSILKDFEQGSLEETNNDLDVAIEGNGFFVIQDGEDGEMYTRSGDFKLDAEGYLVTPDGRRLLDGPEGDEIQIAEDEDAISEIMIESNGTVMVETEADDIEEVTQIELASFINPSGLEARGENNFRETTASGEAQEGVPGENGMGSLRQGFLESSNVNVAEEMVNMIKAQRAYEVNSQSIQTSDEMMGIANNLRT; encoded by the coding sequence TTGTTTAGATCACTTTGGAGCGGTGCTTCTGGAATGAACAGTCAACAGACTAATATGGACGTTGTGTCAAATAACCTCGCTAACGTAAATAACTCAGGTTTTAATAAGAGCAGGGCTGAGTTTGAAGACTTGTTGTATGCTAACCTTGAAAGGCCAAGACAGGCAATGGAAGAAGGCAGGTCAACTCCGACAGGTATTCAAGTTGGTCATGGTTCAAGGGTATCTTCAATACTCAAAGACTTTGAACAGGGATCTCTAGAAGAAACTAATAATGATTTAGATGTAGCAATTGAAGGAAATGGATTTTTTGTAATACAGGACGGAGAAGATGGTGAGATGTATACAAGATCAGGTGATTTCAAATTGGATGCGGAAGGCTATCTTGTAACTCCAGATGGTAGACGACTTTTAGATGGCCCAGAAGGGGATGAGATCCAGATTGCAGAGGATGAAGATGCTATTTCAGAGATCATGATAGAATCAAATGGTACTGTGATGGTAGAGACTGAAGCAGACGATATAGAAGAAGTTACCCAGATAGAATTAGCAAGCTTTATTAACCCATCAGGGCTAGAAGCTAGAGGAGAGAATAATTTTAGAGAAACTACAGCTTCAGGTGAAGCACAAGAGGGTGTTCCTGGTGAGAACGGAATGGGAAGTTTGAGACAGGGATTTTTAGAAAGTTCTAATGTTAACGTAGCAGAAGAAATGGTAAACATGATTAAAGCACAAAGAGCTTATGAAGTGAATTCCCAATCCATACAAACTTCTGATGAGATGATGGGGATCGCTAATAATTTAAGAACCTAA
- the flgF gene encoding flagellar basal-body rod protein FlgF yields MLRGIYSSASGMLVNQKEQDIRSNNLANINTTGFKKDMSVKGDFREILISRLEREGKDISDLSSGISSIIGHLGTGTILEESVTNFETGSYKETNNPFDLALQGEGFFAVEGPGDEVHYTRNGSFSVDNEGRLVTQQGYPVLSEEGEIVFEDNEEFYIDEEGRIFVDDEEEPSYQLELYNFENPQGLLKVGENLFMETDVSGEAEDIIGDEDLEVLQGYLEESNVSSAEEMAGMINALRAYEANQRALSTQDEALEQAVNRVGRTTG; encoded by the coding sequence TTGCTAAGAGGGATATATTCTTCTGCTTCAGGTATGCTTGTAAATCAAAAGGAACAGGATATCAGGTCTAATAATTTGGCCAATATAAATACTACTGGGTTTAAAAAAGATATGTCTGTTAAAGGTGATTTTAGAGAGATATTGATAAGCAGGCTAGAAAGAGAAGGAAAAGACATTTCCGACCTGTCTAGTGGGATTAGCAGTATAATTGGTCATTTAGGGACAGGGACAATTTTAGAAGAAAGTGTCACAAATTTTGAGACTGGTAGTTATAAAGAGACCAATAATCCGTTTGATTTGGCGCTACAAGGAGAAGGCTTTTTTGCAGTAGAAGGCCCGGGCGATGAAGTTCATTATACGCGAAACGGCAGCTTCTCGGTTGACAATGAAGGTAGACTGGTAACGCAGCAGGGCTATCCTGTGCTAAGTGAAGAAGGCGAGATTGTTTTTGAAGACAATGAAGAGTTTTATATAGATGAAGAAGGAAGGATTTTTGTAGATGATGAAGAAGAGCCTTCATATCAGCTAGAGCTGTATAATTTTGAGAATCCCCAGGGGCTGCTTAAGGTAGGAGAAAATTTATTTATGGAAACAGATGTGTCTGGAGAAGCTGAAGATATAATTGGAGATGAAGACTTGGAAGTCTTGCAAGGATACTTGGAAGAATCAAATGTTAGCTCAGCCGAAGAGATGGCAGGTATGATTAATGCTTTAAGAGCTTATGAAGCAAATCAAAGGGCGTTATCTACACAAGATGAAGCTTTAGAGCAGGCTGTTAATAGAGTTGGAAGAACTACTGGTTAA
- a CDS encoding rod shape-determining protein — translation MLGFNTDIGVDLGTATVLIFQKGNGVILNEPSVVAVEQDSGKVLAVGKDAYNMIGRTPGNIVAIRPMREGVIADFNITETMLKHFIQRALKKRKFMKPRVMVCVPAGITSVEQRAVLEAATRAGAKQTFLIEEPRAAALGANLDIFEPSGSMVVDIGGGTTDVAVLSLGDIVTSESLRVGGDKFDDAIVQHMKNELNLYIGERTAEMIKKEVGTAHLDLRSEEMEVRGRDQLSGLPRTVTVSSEQIYEALKSPVESIISCIRRVMETTPPELSADIMDKGIVITGGGSMLYGFDRLLADNVKTPVHLPEDPIGSVAEGTGKALEYLDQLEHSLISNKILTKR, via the coding sequence ATGTTAGGTTTTAATACTGATATTGGAGTAGACCTTGGAACGGCGACTGTACTTATTTTTCAAAAAGGAAATGGGGTAATATTAAACGAACCTTCAGTTGTTGCAGTTGAACAGGACTCAGGAAAAGTTCTTGCAGTGGGTAAGGATGCTTACAACATGATAGGAAGAACACCTGGAAATATTGTTGCTATAAGACCTATGAGAGAGGGAGTTATAGCAGACTTTAACATAACCGAAACTATGTTAAAGCATTTTATACAAAGAGCCCTCAAAAAAAGAAAATTCATGAAACCGCGTGTGATGGTGTGTGTTCCTGCAGGGATAACATCTGTTGAACAGAGAGCTGTCCTAGAAGCTGCCACAAGAGCAGGGGCAAAGCAAACCTTCTTAATTGAAGAGCCAAGGGCTGCAGCTTTAGGGGCAAATTTAGATATATTTGAACCAAGCGGAAGTATGGTGGTTGATATTGGTGGAGGAACAACAGATGTAGCAGTACTTAGTTTAGGAGACATAGTAACAAGTGAATCCCTCAGAGTAGGGGGAGATAAGTTTGATGATGCAATAGTACAGCATATGAAAAATGAACTTAACCTCTATATCGGTGAGAGGACTGCGGAGATGATCAAGAAAGAAGTCGGTACGGCTCATCTTGACCTTCGCTCAGAAGAAATGGAAGTTAGAGGCAGAGATCAATTGTCAGGACTTCCAAGAACTGTGACAGTAAGTTCTGAGCAGATATACGAGGCACTTAAATCACCTGTAGAGAGTATAATATCATGTATAAGAAGAGTAATGGAAACTACACCACCGGAGTTGTCTGCGGATATAATGGACAAGGGTATTGTGATTACAGGAGGAGGCTCTATGCTTTATGGTTTTGATAGGCTACTTGCGGACAATGTAAAAACTCCGGTTCATTTGCCTGAAGATCCAATAGGAAGTGTGGCCGAGGGTACAGGGAAGGCGTTGGAGTACTTAGATCAGCTTGAGCACAGCTTAATTAGCAACAAAATTTTAACTAAGAGATAG
- the spoIIID gene encoding sporulation transcriptional regulator SpoIIID encodes MQDYIQERVLEICQYILDTKSTVREVAKNFGVSKSTVHKDITERLPQINPERANEIKKILNQNKAERHIRGGEATRQKYSKETSDSSQD; translated from the coding sequence TTGCAAGATTACATTCAGGAAAGGGTATTAGAAATTTGCCAATATATTCTGGATACTAAATCCACTGTCCGTGAGGTTGCTAAAAACTTTGGAGTAAGCAAAAGTACCGTCCATAAAGATATTACAGAAAGGCTTCCCCAGATTAATCCAGAAAGAGCTAACGAAATTAAAAAAATATTAAACCAGAACAAAGCAGAAAGACATATTAGAGGTGGAGAAGCAACAAGACAGAAGTACTCAAAGGAGACTTCTGATTCTTCACAAGACTAA
- a CDS encoding M23 family metallopeptidase has product MKKLILAAKEKILNFLSQLKRKFYSLKTKIKNTSKRRLIITTYIIVLAISIGIINFGYRPGQFTNDEITFDEEEIEDDKREISIFEPEEDKLDLEVDKKEPNKKEDREEVREEDSGEKLDKETKEDDELQETKEEYDSHDQKEADVKEEEEQEVVAKSIEQIPTGIWPVEGEIITEHNEIYQINNQYKVHKGIDIRAPRGTEVLSFSDGEVKQIKKQEEFGVMVIISHETFFSSYSNLEEGIVDEDDYVSEGEVIGYVGEDAKLDAARGSFLHFEVYSDEKNFDPEAILE; this is encoded by the coding sequence ATGAAAAAGTTAATTTTAGCTGCAAAAGAAAAAATTCTAAATTTCCTAAGCCAGCTTAAAAGAAAGTTTTATTCATTAAAGACAAAAATCAAGAATACTTCTAAAAGAAGACTTATTATTACAACCTACATAATTGTTTTAGCAATTTCAATTGGAATTATTAATTTTGGATACAGACCAGGTCAATTTACTAATGATGAAATTACCTTTGATGAGGAAGAGATTGAAGATGACAAAAGAGAAATATCGATCTTTGAACCTGAAGAGGATAAATTGGATTTGGAAGTAGATAAAAAAGAACCTAACAAGAAAGAAGATAGAGAAGAAGTAAGGGAAGAAGATTCAGGAGAAAAATTGGATAAAGAAACAAAAGAAGATGATGAGTTACAAGAAACAAAGGAAGAGTATGATTCACATGACCAAAAAGAAGCTGATGTAAAGGAAGAAGAGGAACAGGAAGTTGTTGCCAAATCTATCGAGCAGATTCCAACAGGGATATGGCCAGTAGAAGGAGAGATAATTACAGAGCATAATGAAATATATCAAATCAATAATCAGTATAAGGTTCACAAGGGTATCGATATACGTGCCCCAAGAGGTACAGAGGTATTATCTTTTTCAGATGGTGAGGTAAAACAAATAAAAAAACAAGAGGAATTTGGGGTTATGGTAATCATCTCTCACGAGACTTTCTTTAGCAGTTATTCCAATCTTGAGGAAGGGATTGTAGATGAGGATGACTATGTAAGTGAAGGAGAGGTAATAGGGTATGTTGGTGAAGATGCGAAGTTAGATGCTGCCCGAGGAAGTTTTCTGCATTTTGAAGTTTATTCAGATGAGAAAAACTTTGATCCTGAAGCAATACTTGAATAA
- the spoIID gene encoding stage II sporulation protein D, whose translation MRKNFYYKALLKKILIPTGVILLTFVVASEVLITDEKEHEKPKVELEEKKEIPPLVEKAETKEIDTIIVYNHNKEKNVEKELEDYLVGVVAAEMPPSFDIEALKAQAVTARSYTISRLEEFGGSGCNNSSADVCTDPDHCQDWVEREEAVTSWGEDGERLWDKVVDSVEGTRGKILTYNGNPVKEAPYHSTCGGHTESSSKVWDNDKPYIESVDCGYCEHSDRYNETEKFSEDEIAKLFSSQVDNVDTVIAGNEVPIEVLSRSSTGRVMEARIGDQKVSGRDIRHMLNLNSANFELTKEDYNTWALETRGFGHGVGLCQYGADGKAKEGANYREILDYYFQDINIKGIN comes from the coding sequence TTGAGAAAAAATTTTTATTACAAAGCTCTGTTGAAGAAAATTCTCATTCCAACGGGAGTTATACTCTTAACTTTTGTAGTTGCTTCAGAAGTTTTGATTACAGATGAAAAAGAACATGAAAAGCCAAAGGTGGAGCTAGAAGAAAAGAAGGAAATACCTCCTTTAGTTGAAAAAGCCGAAACAAAAGAAATAGACACTATAATAGTATACAACCACAATAAAGAAAAAAATGTAGAAAAAGAGTTGGAAGATTATTTAGTCGGAGTAGTTGCGGCTGAGATGCCGCCAAGCTTTGACATCGAAGCTCTTAAAGCACAGGCAGTAACGGCTAGAAGCTATACTATTTCAAGGCTTGAAGAGTTTGGAGGAAGTGGATGTAACAATAGTAGCGCAGATGTTTGTACTGACCCGGATCACTGTCAGGATTGGGTAGAGAGAGAAGAAGCTGTTACTTCTTGGGGAGAAGATGGAGAAAGACTCTGGGATAAAGTTGTTGATAGCGTGGAGGGAACCAGAGGTAAAATCCTAACGTACAATGGTAACCCTGTAAAAGAGGCACCGTATCATTCAACTTGTGGTGGGCATACAGAATCGTCAAGTAAAGTTTGGGATAATGATAAGCCTTATATCGAGTCGGTGGACTGTGGCTACTGTGAACATTCTGATCGGTACAATGAAACAGAAAAATTTTCAGAAGACGAAATTGCAAAGCTATTTTCAAGCCAAGTTGATAACGTAGACACTGTAATTGCAGGTAATGAAGTACCTATCGAAGTTCTTAGCAGATCTAGCACAGGCAGGGTTATGGAAGCAAGAATTGGCGATCAAAAAGTTTCCGGTCGGGACATAAGGCACATGCTAAATTTGAATTCTGCTAACTTTGAATTGACAAAAGAAGATTATAATACCTGGGCATTAGAAACTAGAGGCTTCGGGCATGGTGTGGGGCTTTGCCAGTACGGTGCTGATGGGAAAGCAAAAGAAGGTGCAAATTATCGAGAGATATTGGATTACTATTTTCAAGACATAAATATAAAAGGAATAAATTAG
- a CDS encoding Smr/MutS family protein, which translates to MSKRKITLDLHPIFNKGDKIDEALYNAFDEAIKTKAKELEIICGKGSGQLKKRILRFLDQKEIKSQYHRLKKDPKNYGRVFVYFKWK; encoded by the coding sequence ATGTCAAAGCGTAAAATCACTTTAGATCTACATCCTATTTTCAATAAAGGGGATAAAATAGATGAAGCTTTATATAATGCTTTTGATGAAGCTATAAAAACCAAGGCTAAAGAATTAGAAATTATATGTGGAAAAGGAAGTGGCCAATTAAAAAAGAGGATACTTCGTTTTCTTGATCAAAAAGAGATTAAGTCTCAGTATCACAGGCTAAAAAAGGATCCTAAAAATTATGGTCGTGTGTTTGTATACTTTAAATGGAAGTAA